A single genomic interval of Plantibacter sp. Leaf314 harbors:
- a CDS encoding rhamnulokinase family protein has product MSATATGAASAVGSSGTVAAVDLGATSGRVMLGHVGPGELRLVPVARFPNTPVRTPDGLHWNILELYRSVVAGLSGAARQEPHLSSIGIDSWAVDYGLLRQGRLLGAPFHYRDERTAAGVEAVHARVPFAELYRGNGLQFLPFNTVYQLATERDAGMLDVADTALLIPDLIAHWLTGARVAEATNASTTGLVRAGGSTDWDSELLARLGIPAAILPPIVQPGDRIGTLLPGVAVEVGLSSSTPVTAIGSHDTASAVVAVPMTSQDAAYISCGTWGLVGVELEHPVLTEASRAANFTNEGGVDGRTRFLHNVMGLWLLSESVRTWERGGETIDLPGLIAQAAAVDTAVSVFDANDPRFLAPGDMPARIAEALVEHGSPVPRSRAEFVRCIVESLAQAFADAVHTASELSGVRVRTIHVVGGGSQNALLCQLTADRAGIPVVAGPVEATALGNVLVQARAVGIIDGDLETLRALVARSFEPTRYEPRKSSGHGAVTR; this is encoded by the coding sequence ATGAGCGCGACGGCGACGGGTGCGGCGAGCGCCGTCGGCTCCAGCGGCACGGTCGCGGCAGTCGACCTCGGGGCGACGAGTGGCCGGGTCATGCTCGGTCACGTCGGTCCGGGCGAGCTCCGCCTCGTGCCCGTCGCCCGGTTCCCCAACACCCCGGTCCGCACGCCGGACGGCCTCCACTGGAACATCCTCGAGCTGTACCGCTCGGTCGTCGCCGGGCTGTCGGGGGCGGCGAGGCAGGAACCGCATCTGTCGAGCATCGGCATCGACTCGTGGGCGGTGGACTACGGGCTCCTGCGGCAGGGGCGGCTGCTCGGCGCTCCGTTCCACTACCGCGACGAGCGGACGGCGGCCGGGGTCGAGGCGGTGCACGCGCGTGTCCCGTTCGCCGAGCTCTACCGGGGCAACGGGCTCCAGTTCCTCCCGTTCAACACCGTCTACCAGCTGGCGACGGAGCGCGACGCCGGCATGCTCGACGTCGCCGACACCGCTCTGCTCATCCCGGACCTCATCGCGCACTGGCTGACCGGTGCGCGCGTCGCCGAGGCCACCAACGCGTCGACGACGGGGCTCGTGCGGGCCGGCGGATCGACCGACTGGGACTCGGAGTTGCTCGCCAGACTCGGCATCCCGGCCGCGATCCTGCCGCCCATCGTCCAGCCCGGCGATCGCATCGGGACGCTGCTCCCGGGCGTCGCCGTCGAGGTCGGTCTGTCGTCCTCGACGCCCGTCACGGCGATCGGTTCCCACGACACGGCGTCGGCGGTCGTCGCCGTCCCGATGACGAGCCAGGACGCCGCATACATCTCCTGCGGCACCTGGGGCCTCGTCGGCGTGGAGCTCGAACATCCCGTGCTCACCGAGGCGAGCCGGGCCGCGAACTTCACGAACGAGGGCGGTGTCGACGGCCGCACCCGGTTCCTCCACAACGTGATGGGGCTCTGGCTCCTGAGCGAGTCGGTGCGCACCTGGGAGCGGGGCGGCGAGACCATCGACCTCCCCGGGCTCATCGCCCAGGCGGCCGCCGTCGACACCGCGGTCTCCGTGTTCGATGCGAACGACCCGCGCTTCCTCGCGCCCGGCGACATGCCGGCCCGCATCGCGGAGGCCCTCGTCGAGCACGGCTCCCCGGTGCCGCGGTCGCGCGCCGAGTTCGTCCGGTGCATCGTCGAGAGCCTCGCGCAGGCGTTCGCCGACGCGGTGCACACGGCGTCCGAGCTCTCGGGCGTCCGGGTCCGCACGATCCACGTCGTCGGCGGCGGTTCCCAGAACGCGCTCCTCTGCCAGCTGACGGCCGACCGTGCCGGCATCCCGGTCGTCGCGGGCCCCGTCGAGGCCACCGCGCTCGGGAACGTGCTCGTGCAGGCGCGTGCCGTCGGGATCATCGACGGCGACCTCGAGACCCTGCGCGCCCTCGTCGCGCGGAGCTTC
- a CDS encoding bifunctional rhamnulose-1-phosphate aldolase/short-chain dehydrogenase, whose translation MSVNPTAAELIARSNRLGSDPKNTNYAGGNTSAKGTEIDPVTGEPVELLWVKGSGGDLGTLKPEGLAVLRLDRMRALQDVYPGLDREDEMVAAFDYTLHGKGGAAPSIDTAMHGLVDAAHVDHLHPDSGIAIATAADGPELTATIFGDKVVWVPWRRPGFQLGLDIAAIKAEHPEAIGTILGGHGITAWGDTSDEAEANSLWIIDTAAAYIEANSRPEPFGPALDGYAALPEAERRAKAAAIAPTIRGLASTDRPVVGHFTDSPEVLDFLTAAEHPRLTALGTSCPDHFLRTKVKPLTVDLPATASVEEIVERLGVLHTAYREDYQAYYDRHATSDSPAIRGADPLIVLVPGVGMFSFGKDKQTARVAGEFYVNAINVMRGAEGLSTYAPIDEAEKFAIEYWALEEAKLQRMPKPKPLATRIALVTGAASGIGKAIATRLVAEGAVVAIADLSLEKAQAAAAELGTTDVAIGIAADVSNEAAVQAAIEETVLAFGGLDLVVNNAGLSLSKSLLETTEADWDLQHNVMAKGSFLVSKAAARVLIDQKLGGDIVYISSKNSVFAGPNNIAYSATKADQAHQVRLLAAELGEFGVKVNGINPDGVVRGSGIFASGWGANRAKTYGIEEQDLGKFYAQRTILKREVVPENVANAVFAICTSDFSHTTGLHIPVDAGVAAAFLR comes from the coding sequence ATGTCCGTGAACCCAACCGCTGCAGAGCTCATCGCTCGCAGCAACCGCCTCGGCAGCGACCCGAAGAACACGAACTACGCGGGCGGCAACACCTCCGCCAAGGGCACCGAGATCGACCCCGTCACGGGCGAGCCGGTCGAACTGCTCTGGGTGAAGGGCTCCGGCGGTGACCTCGGCACGCTGAAGCCCGAGGGCCTGGCCGTCCTCCGCCTCGACCGCATGCGCGCCCTCCAGGACGTCTACCCCGGCCTCGACCGCGAGGACGAGATGGTCGCAGCGTTCGACTACACCCTCCACGGCAAGGGCGGAGCAGCCCCCTCCATCGACACCGCCATGCACGGCCTCGTCGATGCGGCCCACGTCGACCACCTCCACCCCGACTCCGGCATCGCCATCGCGACCGCCGCCGACGGCCCCGAGCTCACCGCGACGATCTTCGGCGACAAGGTCGTCTGGGTCCCGTGGCGTCGCCCAGGCTTCCAGCTCGGCCTGGACATCGCGGCCATCAAGGCCGAACACCCGGAGGCGATCGGCACCATTCTCGGCGGCCACGGCATCACCGCGTGGGGCGACACCTCCGACGAGGCCGAGGCCAACTCGCTCTGGATCATCGACACCGCGGCCGCCTACATCGAGGCGAACTCGCGTCCCGAACCGTTCGGGCCGGCACTCGACGGCTACGCGGCACTCCCCGAGGCGGAGCGACGCGCGAAGGCCGCGGCCATCGCCCCCACCATCCGCGGGCTGGCCTCCACCGACCGCCCCGTCGTCGGGCACTTCACCGACAGCCCCGAGGTCCTCGACTTCCTCACCGCGGCGGAGCACCCCCGCCTCACCGCGCTCGGCACGAGCTGCCCCGACCACTTCCTCCGCACCAAGGTGAAGCCGCTCACCGTCGACCTGCCGGCCACGGCGAGCGTCGAAGAGATCGTCGAGCGACTCGGCGTGCTGCACACGGCGTACCGCGAGGACTACCAGGCGTACTACGACCGTCACGCCACGTCCGACAGCCCGGCTATCCGCGGCGCCGACCCGCTCATCGTCCTCGTCCCCGGTGTCGGCATGTTCAGCTTCGGCAAGGACAAGCAGACCGCGCGCGTCGCCGGGGAGTTCTACGTCAACGCCATCAACGTCATGCGCGGCGCGGAGGGTCTCTCCACCTACGCACCCATCGACGAGGCCGAGAAGTTCGCGATCGAGTACTGGGCACTCGAGGAGGCGAAGCTGCAGCGGATGCCGAAGCCGAAGCCGCTCGCCACCCGCATCGCGCTCGTCACCGGAGCCGCGTCCGGCATCGGCAAGGCCATCGCGACCCGCCTCGTCGCCGAGGGCGCGGTCGTCGCCATCGCCGACCTCTCCCTCGAGAAGGCCCAGGCGGCCGCGGCGGAACTCGGCACGACCGACGTCGCGATCGGGATCGCCGCCGACGTCTCGAACGAGGCCGCCGTGCAGGCCGCGATCGAGGAGACGGTCCTCGCCTTCGGCGGGCTCGACCTCGTCGTCAACAACGCCGGCCTCTCGCTCTCGAAGTCGCTGCTCGAGACCACCGAGGCCGATTGGGATCTGCAGCACAACGTCATGGCGAAGGGCTCGTTCCTCGTCTCGAAGGCGGCGGCGCGCGTCCTCATCGACCAGAAGCTCGGCGGCGACATCGTCTACATCTCGTCGAAGAACTCCGTCTTCGCCGGACCGAACAACATCGCGTACTCCGCGACGAAGGCCGACCAGGCCCACCAGGTCCGTCTCCTCGCCGCCGAGCTCGGTGAGTTCGGCGTGAAGGTGAACGGCATCAACCCCGACGGCGTCGTCCGCGGCTCCGGCATCTTCGCCTCCGGCTGGGGCGCGAACCGGGCGAAGACGTACGGCATCGAGGAGCAGGACCTCGGCAAGTTCTACGCGCAGCGCACCATCCTCAAGCGCGAGGTCGTCCCGGAGAACGTGGCGAACGCGGTCTTCGCGATCTGCACGAGCGACTTCAGCCACACGACCGGTCTGCACATCCCCGTCGACGCGGGCGTCGCCGCGGCCTTCCTGCGATGA